A region from the Benincasa hispida cultivar B227 chromosome 10, ASM972705v1, whole genome shotgun sequence genome encodes:
- the LOC120089036 gene encoding uncharacterized protein LOC120089036: MKRKLKFSPKPYADRTEQFHKYLKPGALAQMRDSQISAKWYRFNSLSQIYLRRTSPLPSSPLSTIGQSEIDVVDDFPSLAGRGYGPFCLKRKKLAAIKATWFPSPNLQTPTTDITRDPVVDVFNSDVAAH; this comes from the coding sequence ATGAAACGCAAACTTAAATTCTCGCCCAAACCATATGCAGATCGCACGGAACAATTCCACAAGTACTTGAAACCCGGTGCGTTAGCACAGATGCGAGACTCTCAAATCAGCGCCAAATGGTACCGATTCAACTCGCTCTCTCAGATCTACCTCCGCCGTACTTCTCCTCTTCCGTCGTCTCCACTTTCCACCATCGGTCAATCGGAGATTGACGTGGTCGATGATTTCCCTTCTTTGGCTGGAAGGGGTTATGGTCCCTTCTGCCTTAAGAGGAAGAAGCTCGCGGCAATTAAGGCTACCTGGTTTCCGAGCCCTAATTTGCAGACTCCAACTACCGATATAACTCGAGACCCGGTTGTTGATGTGTTTAATAGCGATGTTGCTGCGCATTGA